A single window of Salvia splendens isolate huo1 chromosome 6, SspV2, whole genome shotgun sequence DNA harbors:
- the LOC121807082 gene encoding 60S ribosomal protein L39-3, with protein MIQPASIMCSYLKLNKIPLGFTQEASSTAQSPQAKMPSHKTFMIKKKLAKKQRQNRPIPYWIRMRTDNTIRYNAKRRHWRRTKLGF; from the exons ATGATTCAGCCCGCGAGTATAATGTGctcatatttaaaattaaacaaaatccCTCTAGGGTTTACACAAGAGGCTTCGTCCACAGCTCAATCTCCTCAAGCGAAAATG CCGTCGCACAAGACATTCATGATTAAGAAGAAGCTGGCGAAGAAGCAGAGGCAAAACAGGCCGATTCCTTACTGGATCCGTATGCGCACTGACAATACCATCCG GTACAACGCGAAGCGCAGGCATTGGCGCCGTACCAAGCTAGGGTTTTGA
- the LOC121809794 gene encoding DNA replication licensing factor MCM5-like — MSGWDEGGVYYSDQAQFPHGVGDQADTANRHQALQKFKEFIRNFQHKSQPNVFPYREALLSNPRFLLVDLADLISYDPDQILPQFLRQNPADYLPLFENAAAEVLAGLRARVQGETGEMEEPVPGEVQVLLKSEQDPVSMRSLGAQYISKLVKISGIVIAASRTKAKATYVTLLCKNCKNVKLVPCRPGLGGAIVPRSCDHAPQPGEEPCPIDPWLVVPDKSKYVDQQTLKLQENPEDVPTGELPRNMLLSVDRHLVQTIVPGTRLTIMGIYSVFQAANSSASHKGAVAVRQPYIRVVGLEETSEASSRGPTNFTRDEIEEFKKFASEANAYEEICSKIAPSIFGHVDVKKAVACLLFGGSRKTLPDGVRLRGDINVLLLGDPSTAKSQFLKFVEKTAPIAVYTSGKGSSAAGLTASVIRDNSTREFYLEGGAMVLADGGVVCIDEFDKMRSEDRVAIHEAMEQQTISIAKAGITTVLNSRTSVLAAANPPSGRYDDLKTAQDNIDLQTTILSRFDLIFIVKDIRMYAQDKNIASHIIKIHASADGTMSDTRTSKEDNWLKRYINYCRTECRPRLSESAASRLQESYVKIRQDMRKQANETGEAAVIPITVRQLEAIVRLSEALAKMTLSHVANDNHVLEAIRLFNNSTMDAARSGLNQHINLTPEMANEIKQAETQIKRRMGIGSHISERRLIDELSRMGLNESIVRRALLIMHQREEVEYKRERRVIVRKA; from the exons atgtctgGTTGGGACGAAGGAGGAGTATACTACAGCGATCAGGCGCAATTCCCCCATGGCGTTGGCGACCAGGCGGACACCGCCAACCGCCACCAAGCGCTCCAGAAATTCAAGGAATTCATAAGAAATTTCCAGCACAAGAGCCAGCCCAACGTCTTCCCATACAGAGAGGCCCTTTTGTCCAACCCCAGATTCCTGCTTGTCGATCTCGCCGACCTCATTTCCTACGATCCCGACCAAATCCTTCCCCAATTCCTCCGTCAGAACCCCGCCGACTATCTCCCGCTG TTTGAAAATGCAGCAGCAGAGGTTCTGGCAGGTCTCAGAGCTAGGGTTCAAGGAGAGACTGGAGAAATGGAGGAGCCGGTGCCTGGGGAAGTGCAAGTGCTGTTGAAGTCTGAACAGGATCCTGTATCAATGCGATCACTGGGG GCGCAGTATATTTCAAAACTAGTAAAGATTTCTGGGATTGTTATAGCTGCCTCAAGGACTAAGGCAAAAGCTACATATGTGACACTGTTATGTAAGAACTGCAAGAATGTGAAGCTTGTTCCATGTCGTCCAGGGCTGGGTGGAGCAATTGTCCCGCGATCTTGTGATCATGCTCCTCAG CCTGGAGAAGAGCCATGTCCAATTGATCCCTGGCTTGTGGTTCCTGATAAAAGTAAGTATGTGGATCAACAGACACTAAAGTTGCAGGAGAATCCCGAG GATGTCCCCACTGGAGAATTGCCAAGGAACATGCTTCTATCTGTAGATCGCCATCTTGTGCAAACAATTGTTCCTGGAACAAGATTGACGATAATGGGGATATACAGTGTCTTTCAAGCTGCCAACTCATCAGCTTC TCATAAAGGAGCAGTAGCAGTAAGACAGCCCTATATTCGGGTTGTTGGATTAGAGGAAACTTCTGAGGCTAGTTCTCGAGGGCCTACCAACTTCACCAGAGATGAG ATTGAAGAATTCAAAAAATTTGCATCAGAGGCTAATGCATATGAAGAAATATGCTCCAAGATCGCCCCGTCAATATTTGGCCATGTAGACGTGAAAAAGGCTGTTGCCTGTCTTTTGTTTGGAGGTTCAAGAAAG ACTTTGCCTGATGGTGTAAGATTAAGAGGGGATATCAATGTGTTGCTCTTGGGGGATCCATCCACTGCCAAGTCGCAG TTTCTCAAGTTTGTTGAGAAGACTGCTCCAATAGCTGTTTATACTTCTGGAAAAGGCTCGTCTGCTGCTGGTCTGACTGCTTCTGTAATTCGAGATAATAGCACT AGGGAGTTTTATCTAGAAGGAGGTGCCATGGTCCTAGCAGATGGGGGAGTTGTTTGCATAGATGAATTTGATAAAATGAGATCAGAAGACAG GGTTGCCATTCATGAAGCTATGGAACAGCAAACTATATCCATTGCTAAAGCTGGAATAACAACGGTACTCAACTCAAGGACCTCTGTGCTTGCTGCAGCCAATCCTCCATCTGGGCGTTATGATGACCTTAAG ACCGCACAAGACAACATTGATTTACAGACAACAATTCTTTcaagatttgatttgatttttatagTAAAGGATATCAGAATGTATGCCCAAGACAAG AATATTGCCAGCCACATTATCAAAATTCATGCATCAGCTGATGGAACCATGAGCGACACAAGGACTTCCAAAGAAGACAATTGGCTGAAAAG GTATATAAACTATTGTCGGACTGAGTGTCGACCTCGCCTATCTGAGTCTGCAGCATCCAGATTGCAAGAGAGCTATGTGAAAATCAGACAG GACATGAGAAAGCAAGCAAATGAAACTGGTGAGGCTGCTGTGATTCCAATTACAGTAAGGCAGTTGGAAGCTATAGTGAGGTTAAGTGAAGCACTTGCCAAAATGACTCT GTCTCACGTTGCGAATGATAATCACGTCCTAGAAGCCATTAGGCTTTTCAACAACTCTACTATGGATGCTGCACGATCTGGGTTAAATCAACATATAAACCTTACGCCTGAGATGGCAAATGAGATAAAG CAAGCGGAAACCCAGATCAAGAGACGGATGGGAATCGGGAGCCATATATCAGAGAGGCGGTTGATTGATGAGCTTTCTAGAATGGGCTTGAATGAATCCATT GTTAGAAGAGCGTTGCTGATTATGCATCAAAGAGAAGAAGTAGAATACAAACGAGAAAGACGAGTGATTGTCCGTAAAGCTTGA
- the LOC121809552 gene encoding probable hexosyltransferase MUCI70, translated as MENDLVRSVSSRATRRNQNQLTKDGRGLLYTEKLSPEYTMRLTWKMGFFRLLLTGGIIWMLIILTVLCFHIWSCQSSVAFFSALCNKDSKVYGMLSTMGMVTPPHRCPIPVAGDPNKIVIPTKRSPEKLVRRLSYIMEDSPINNRLKSSPLYRTAINGTQSTPLFGGHQTWQQRDESFKVKPTMEVHCGFMKGGGEEMDPKDVEYVKKCKFVVATGIFDTYDMPHQPSNISKRSQTLFCFLMVVDEVSLEFIKNNASVRVDSAWGEWVGIWRLILLKNQPYDEPRRNGKVPKILTHRLFPQAEYSIWIDGKMELIVDPLLLLERYLWRGKHTFAIAQHKHHRSIYEEADSNKRRKRYARPLIDLHMKIYRYEGMEPWNPQKDTWSDVPEGAIIIREHTALSNLASCLWFNEVHQFTPRDQLSFGYVVYRLGGMFKFFMFPNCEYNSIFVLHPHIREHSSKIEWAKSMAELRKHPELIESRGGLGLWTPYPGDLGLVVLPPVARTSKAG; from the exons ATGGAAAACGATTTGGTTCGGTCCGTTTCTTCACGGGCTACCAGAAGAAATCAGAACCAGCTCACTAAAG ATGGTAGAGGATTGTTGTACACCGAGAAACTATCGCCAGAATACACAATGAGGCTCACTTGGAAAATGGGTTTCTTTCGGTTGCTTCTGACGGGAGGAATTATTTGGATGCTGATAATTCTCACTGTTTTGTGCTTTCATATTTGGTCTTGCCAATCCTCTGTTGCATTTTTTTCTG CTCTTTGTAACAAAGACAGCAAGGTATATGGCATGTTAAGTACGATGGGGATGGTGACACCACCGCATC GTTGTCCTATCCCCGTTGCTGGTGACCCAAATAAAATAGTCATTCCAACGAAAAGGTCGCCTGAAAAGCTTGTCCGGAGACTATCCTATATCATGGAAGATAGTCCTATAAATAACAGGTTAAAATCTTCTCCTCTCTATAGAACTGCTATTAATGGAACACAATCTACTCCTCTATTTGGTGGGCATCAAACTTGGCAGCAAAGAGATGAAAGCTTCAAGGTCAAGCCAACTATGGAG GTCCACTGTGGATTTATGAAGGGTGGAGGAGAAGAAATGGATCCGAAAGACGTTGAATATGTGAAGAAATGTAAATTTGTTGTTGCAACTGGAATTTTTGATACTTATGATATGCCTCATCAGCCATCCAACATTAGTAAACGGTCGCAgactttattttgttttctaatGGTGGTTGATGAAGTGTCCCTTgagtttataaaaaataatgccAGTGTCAGAGTGGATAGTGCTTGGGGAGAATGGGTGGGTATCTGGCGCCTGATTCTCCTTAAGAACCAGCCCTACGATGAACCTAGAAGAAACGGGAAAGTTCCCAAGATATTAACTCACAGGCTGTTCCCTCAAGCAGAGTACAGCATCTGGATTGATGGTAAAATGGAGCTCATAGTTGACCCATTGCTTCTACTAGAGAG ATATTTATGGCGTGGGAAGCACACATTTGCTATTGCTCAGCATAAGCATCACCGAAGTATATATGAAGAGGCTGATTCGAACAAAAGAAGGAAACGATATGCTCGCCCTCTCATTGATCTACATATGAAAATATACCGATACGAAGGAATGGAGCCTTGGAATCCACAGAAAGACACCTGGAGTG ACGTGCCTGAAGGAGCGATCATCATACGTGAACACACTGCGCTGAGCAATCTGGCTAGTTGTTTGTGGTTCAACGAGGTCCACCAATTTACGCCAAGAGATCAGCTAAGCTTTGGATACGTAGTCTATAGGTTAGGTGGTATGTTCAAATTCTTTATGTTCCCCAACTGTGAATACAACTCGATCTTTGTGTTGCACCCGCACATTCGCGAGCATTCGTCCAAAATAGAGTGGGCTAAGAGTATGGCGGAGTTGAGAAAACACCCTGAGTTGATAGAGAGCAGAGGGGGATTAGGGTTGTGGACGCCATATCCTGGTGATCTTGGCTTGGTGGTGTTACCACCGGTAGCAAGAACATCTAAAGCTGGTTGA
- the LOC121809959 gene encoding DNA damage-binding protein CMR1-like: protein MGSKGKMTDYERRRLENIQRNNEMLAALKVHSKLNDLSAASASASAKRTSGEIKSYKPGSAKKPKIETPLVLRRSLRARGVPPDASTANGLDDDGVIDKQINKSRTMNSNSVPSVSPRKQGPIRMHDSFCGEDGLENKLSELVKGCSENVLLNGNGLISSDSVDVIKGCKSFKIGKKSWGRVEELELKPENIARVVPGRIMSLRFFPTRDMQMVAVGNKFGDIGFWHVNGKDEDGAEIYLYHPHAGPVSGIVIDPFSVSKMYSSCYEGFIRMMSMEKGVFDMVYHSEYCIYSIALSPHDVNSLYFGEGKGGFNKWDVRTGKSSLSCDLHGDRINTIDFNTDTENIMATSSTDGTACIWDLRLMKKEKTTPLKIIKHKRAVHSAYFSPSGKFLATTSYDDKVGLTSGANYESTSMVHHYNQTGRWISTFRGIWGWDDSSIYVGNMKRGVDVISVDEGRLVSTLQSDILSAIPCRFDPHPYNVGVLASATSGGQVYIWTQP from the exons ATGGGAAGCAAGGGGAAAATGACAGACTATGAGCGGCGGAGGCTGGAAAACATTCAGCGAAATAACGAAATGTTGGCCGCGCTCAAGGTCCACTCCAAGCTCAACGACCTCtctgccgcctccgcctccgcctccgccaaACGCACCAG CGGTGAGATCAAGTCGTATAAACCTGGTTCCGCGAAGAAGCCCAAAATTGAAACCCCGCTAGTACTGCGCCGGTCGCTTAGGGCACGCGGGGTGCCGCCTGATGCCTCTACAGCGAATGGTCTTGACGATGATGGTGTCATCGACAAGCAGATTAACAAATCCCGAACCATGAATTCCAACTCTGTACCCAGTGTGTCCCCTCGAAAGCAGGGACCAATTAGAATGCACGATTCATTTTGCGGTGAAGATGGATTGGAAAACAAACTCTCAGAACTTGTTAAGGGATGTTCCGAGAATGTCCTTCTGAATGGGAATGGTTTGATTTCAAGTGATTCTGTTGATGTTATTAAAGGTTGCAAATCTTTTAAAATTGGAAAGAAATCGTGGGGTCGCGTGGAGGAGTTGGAATTGAAACCGGAGAACATAGCACGAGTGGTTCCCGGGAGAATTATGAGTTTGAGGTTTTTCCCAACTCGGGACATGCAGATGGTTGCTGTTGGCAACAAATTTGGAGATATCGGGTTTTGGCATGTTAATGGCAAGGATGAGGATGGTGCTGAAATTTATTTGTACCACCCACATGCTGGGCCTGTTTCTGGAATTGTGATAGATCCTTTTTCTGTATCAAAG ATGTATAGCTCATGCTACGAAGGGTTTATCAGGATGATGAGCATGGAGAAAGGGGTGTTTGATATGGTATACCACAGTGAGTATTGTATATACTCTATAGCACTGAGTCCCCATGACGTAAACTCCTTATACTTTGGCGAGGGCAAGGGAGGGTTCAATAAGTGGGATGTGAGAACAGGCAAATCTTCTTTATCGTGTGATTTACATGGAGATAGAATCAACACCATTGATTTCAACACGGATACTGAGAATATCATGGCTACAAGTTCCACTGATGGAACCGCTTGTATTTGGGATCTGAGACtcatgaaaaaagaaaaaacaaccCCGCTTAAGATCATTAAGCACAAAAGAGCTGTACATTCTGCTTACTTTTCACCTTCAGGGAAGTTTCTGGCAACTACAAG TTATGATGACAAGGTTGGTTTGACAAGTGGAGCTAATTATGAGAGCACTTCTATGGTACACCACTACAACCAAACAGGCAGATGGATATCCACATTCAG AGGCATATGGGGTTGGGACGACTCGTCGATCTACGTTGGTAACATGAAGAGAGGGGTTGATGTCATTTCTGTTGACGAGGGAAGACTTGTGTCAACCTTACAAAGTGATATCTTGTCGGCAATTCCATGCCGGTTTGATCCGCATCCATACAACGTAGGTGTGCTTGCAAGTGCCACAAGTGGAGGTCAGGTTTACATTTGGACTCAGCCATAA